One window of Triticum dicoccoides isolate Atlit2015 ecotype Zavitan chromosome 5A, WEW_v2.0, whole genome shotgun sequence genomic DNA carries:
- the LOC119303105 gene encoding cadmium/zinc-transporting ATPase HMA3-like: protein MMGGGESYPALEASLLAEEAAARRQWEKTYLDVLGVCCSAEVALVKRLLAPLDGVRAVAVVVPSRTVVVEHDPAAVSQSRIVKVLNGAGLEASVRAYGSSGFIGRRPSPYIVACGALLLASSFRWLLPPLQWLALGAACAGAPPMVLRGLAAASRLALDINILMLIAVAGAVALKDYTEAGVIVFLFTTAEWLETLACTKASAGMSSLMSMIPPKAVLAETGEVVNVRDIGVGVVIAVRAGEMVPVDGVVVDGQSEVDERSLTGESYPVPKQPQSEVWAGTLNLDGYIAVRTMALAENSTVAKMERLVEEAQQSKSKTQRLIDSCAKYYTPAVVVLGAGVALLPPLLGARDAERWFRLALVLLVSACPCALVLSTPVATFCALLTAARMGVLVKGGDVLESLGEIRAVAFDKTGTITRGEFTVDMFDVVEQKVQMSHLLYWISSIESKSSHPMAAALVEHAQSKSIQPKPECVAEFRILPGEGVYGEIDGKRIYVGNKRVLARGSSCQTVPERMNGLKGVSIGYVICDGDLVGVFSLSDDCRTGAAEAIRELASMGISSVLLTGDSAEAAVHAQERLGGALEELHSELFPEDKVRLVGALKARAGPTMMVGDGMNDAPALATADVGVSMGISGSAAAMETSHATLMSSDILRVPEAVRLGRRARRTIAVNMVSSVAAKAAVLALAVAWRPVLWAAVLADVGTCLLVVLNSMLLLGEGRRRRGKEEACRATARSLEMRRSQLAAVSPDAATKSVGKTGGDAPKGCHCCHKPSRSPEHSVAIDVRVDEQREGPTAATCAPAKKVEYSSSCVSAGCCSP, encoded by the exons ATGATGGGCGGCGGCGAGTCGTACCCGGCGCTCGAGGCGAGCCTGCTGGCAGAGGAAGCGGCGGCGAGGAGGCAGTGGGAGAAGACGTACCTGGACGTGCTGGGCGTGTGCTGCTCCGCGGAGGTCGCGCTCGTCAAGCGGCTGCTGGCGCCGCTCGACGGCGTGAGGGCGGTGGCCGTCGTCGTCCCCTCCCGCACCGTCGTCGTCGAGCACGACCCCGCCGCCGTCTCGCAGTCCCGTATTG TGAAGGTCCTCAACGGGGCGGGCCTGGAAGCCTCGGTGCGAGCGTACGGCAGCAGCGGGTTCATCGGCCGACGGCCCAGCCCGTACATCGTCGCCTGCGGCGCCCTCCTCCTCGCGTCCTCCTTCAGGTGGCTCCTGCCTCCCCTGCAGTGGCTGGCCCTGGGGgcggcctgcgccggcgctcccccgATGGTCCTCCGAGGGCTCGCCGCCGCCAGCAGGCTCGCGCTGGACATCAACATCCTCATGCTTATCGCCGTCGCCGGTGCCGTCGCCCTCAAGGACTACACGGAGGCAGGCGTcatcgtcttcctcttcaccaCCGCAGAGTGGCTCGAGACCCTGGCCTGCACCAAG GCCAGCGCCGGGATGTCGTCGTTGATGAGCATGATCCCGCCGAAGGCAGTCCTCGCCGAGACGGGCGAGGTCGTCAACGTTCGCGACATCGGTGTGGGCGTCGTCATCGCGGTCAGAGCAGGGGAGATGGTGCCGGTGGACGGCGTGGTGGTCGACGGGCAGAGTGAGGTCGACGAGAGGAGCCTCACCGGCGAGTCGTACCCGGTGCCCAAGCAACCGCAGTCCGAGGTCTGGGCCGGCACGCTCAACTTGGACG GTTACATCGCCGTGAGAACAATGGCTCTCGCCGAGAACTCCACGGTGGCCAAGATGGAGAGGCTGGTGGAGGAGGCCCAGCAGAGCAAGTCCAAGACGCAGCGGCTGATCGACTCCTGCGCCAAGTACTACACGCCGGCCGTGGTGGTTCTCGGAGCAGGGGTGGCGCTGCTGCCGCCGCTGCTGGGGGCGCGCGACGCGGAGCGGTGGTTCAGGCTGGCGCTGGTGCTGCTGGTGAGCGCGTGCCCGTGCGCGCTGGTGCTGTCGACGCCCGTCGCGACGTTCTGCGCGCTCCTGACGGCGGCGCGGATGGGGGTCCTCGTCAAGGGAGGGGACGTCCTCGAGTCGCTGGGCGAGATCAGGGCCGTGGCGTTCGACAAGACCGGCACCATCACCAGAGGGGAGTTCACCGTCGACATGTTCGATGTGGTCGAACAGAAGGTTCAGATGAGCCATCTTCTTTACTG GATCTCAAGCATCGAGAGCAAATCCAGCCACCCAATGGCGGCTGCGCTCGTGGAGCACGCGCAATCGAAATCCATCCAGCCGAAACCGGAATGCGTCGCCGAGTTCCGCATCCTTCCCGGCGAGGGCGTCTACGGAGAGATCGACGGGAAGCGCATCTACGTCGGGAACAAGAGGGTCTTGGCGAGGGGATCCTCCTGTCAGACAG TTCCAGAAAGAATGAATGGTCTGAAGGGCGTCTCGATCGGCTACGTGATCTGCGACGGGGACCTCGTCGGGGTGTTCTCGCTCTCCGACGACTGCCGGACCGGCGCGGCCGAAGCGATTCGAGAGCTGGCGTCCATGGGCATCAGCTCAGTACTGCTCACGGGGGACAGCGCGGAGGCGGCGGTGCACGCGCAGGAGCGGCTGGGCGGCGCCCTCGAGGAGCTCCACTCGGAGCTCTTCCCGGAGGACAAGGTCCGGCTGGTGGGCGCGCTGAAGGCGAGGGCTGGGCCGACGATGATGGTCGGCGACGGCATGAACGACGCCCCGGCGCTGGCGACggcggacgtgggcgtctccatggGCATCTCCGGCTCGGCCGCGGCCATGGAGACCAGCCACGCGACGCTCATGTCCAGCGACATCCTCAGGGTCCCCGAGGCCGTGAGGCTCGGCAGGCGCGCCCGCCGGACCATCGCCGTCAACATGGTGTCCTCGGTCGCCGCCAAGGCCGCCGTCCTCGCGCTCGCGGTCGCCTGGCGCCCGGTGCTGTGGGCGGCGGTCCTCGCCGACGTGGGGACGTGCCTGCTCGTCGTGCTCAACAGCATGCTGCTGCTGGGGGAGGGGCGCAGACGCCGCGGGAAGGAGGAGGCGTGCCGCGCCACCGCCAGGTCGCTGGAGATGAGAAGGTCTCAGCTCGCCGCCGTTTCACCGGACGCTGCCACTAAAAGCGTTGGAAAGACGGGCGGCGACGCACCGAAAGGCTGCCATTGCTGCCACAAGCCAAGCAGGTCTCCTGAGCACTCGGTTGCCATCGACGTACGAGTCGACGAGCAGCGTGAAGGGCCGACGGCCGCGACGTGTGCGCCGGCAAAAAAGGTCGAATATTCATCGAGCTGCGTGTCGGCAGGATGCTGCTCCCCGTGA